In one Papilio machaon chromosome 15, ilPapMach1.1, whole genome shotgun sequence genomic region, the following are encoded:
- the LOC106712146 gene encoding uncharacterized protein LOC106712146, translated as MPLLDITNPAVIIFLIENYEKENRLRLNWIHKHREQIQQAATLNREPTNYYETDVIAHNMIVGMATTTRDHIVSGYNRRKTPLRDAVFVPGVKDLRHGHSIVDVGLGDPKDDSRLKRADDDLSIDPIMRPVDPKVNKIIYKPRPEFGRNRYLETRSKTWPEKKYYFSECSNWDYGWRMKDSSLHQKPLYGRCWHLHRAVRTRVGPQPDPPYYKSSDPPGPTKFVSI; from the coding sequence ATGCCTTTACTTGACATAACCAATCCTGCggttattatatttcttattgaaaattatgagAAGGAAAATCGTTTGCGTCTTAATTGGATACATAAGCACCGTGAACAAATCCAGCAAGCGGCGACTCTCAACAGGGAACCGACTAATTACTACGAAACTGATGTGATCGCGCACAATATGATAGTAGGGATGGCCACGACCACCAGAGACCATATCGTATCCGGATACAACAGGAGGAAAACTCCTCTACGCGATGCAGTTTTCGTGCCCGGAGTTAAAGATTTACGTCACGGCCATTCCATTGTAGACGTTGGTCTGGGTGATCCGAAAGATGATTCAAGACTCAAAAGAGCAGACGATGATCTATCAATAGATCCAATAATGCGTCCCGTCGATCCTAAAGtgaataaaatcatatatAAACCGAGACCGGAATTTGGAAGGAATAGATATCTTGAAACACGATCAAAGACGTGGCCAGAGAAGAAATACTATTTCTCCGAGTGTTCTAATTGGGATTATGGATGGCGAATGAAGGATAGCTCTTTGCACCAGAAGCCGTTGTATGGGCGGTGCTGGCACCTTCATAGAGCGGTGCGCACTCGAGTCGGGCCACAACCAGACCCACCCTACTATAAGTCATCTGATCCACCCGGCCCCACTAAGTTTGTTAGCATATAG